From a single Methanofollis sp. W23 genomic region:
- the amrS gene encoding AmmeMemoRadiSam system radical SAM enzyme → MHEAHQYARTEGDTVKCSLCAHRCTIAEGKHGICGVRINQGGTLYAANFGKVAAEAVDPIEKKPLFHFLPGTLSYSLGGVGCNFRCRHCQNWEISQASLDAMPLREISPEQGVERARTSGAASISWTYNEPTIWHEYAMEMGARARAQGLGTVYVTNGYATEEALDELAPMLNAFRVDIKAFSDDFYRKVCRARLQPVLDAALAAHERGMHIETVTLVIPGLNDSLEEMQALITWVLENLGPDTPMHFTRFHPDYQMTDRDPTPLPLLEKIYRLARDLGVRYPYLGNVPPGPYENTYCPSCGALLIERYGFMSRVVGLSEDRCIKCGERIAVVRSV, encoded by the coding sequence ATGCACGAGGCGCACCAGTATGCCAGGACTGAGGGGGACACAGTAAAATGTTCGCTCTGCGCTCACCGTTGTACGATCGCCGAAGGGAAGCACGGGATCTGCGGGGTGCGCATCAACCAGGGGGGTACCCTCTATGCGGCGAACTTTGGCAAGGTTGCGGCAGAAGCGGTCGACCCGATCGAGAAAAAACCGCTCTTCCACTTTCTTCCAGGCACCCTCTCCTATTCGCTCGGCGGCGTGGGGTGCAATTTCAGGTGCCGGCACTGCCAGAACTGGGAGATCTCGCAGGCCTCCCTGGACGCCATGCCCCTGAGGGAGATCAGCCCTGAACAGGGGGTCGAGCGGGCGCGGACCTCAGGGGCGGCAAGCATCTCCTGGACCTACAATGAGCCGACGATCTGGCACGAATATGCCATGGAGATGGGGGCGCGGGCGCGCGCACAGGGGCTCGGCACTGTCTATGTCACCAACGGGTATGCGACCGAGGAGGCGCTCGACGAACTTGCGCCCATGCTCAACGCCTTCAGGGTGGACATCAAGGCCTTCTCAGACGACTTCTACCGGAAGGTCTGCCGGGCCAGGCTCCAGCCGGTGCTCGACGCCGCTCTCGCCGCCCATGAGCGCGGGATGCACATCGAGACGGTCACCCTGGTGATCCCGGGGCTGAACGATTCTCTTGAGGAGATGCAGGCGTTGATCACCTGGGTGCTCGAAAACCTCGGACCCGACACCCCGATGCACTTCACCCGTTTCCATCCAGATTACCAGATGACCGACCGCGACCCGACGCCCCTGCCATTGCTGGAGAAGATCTACAGGCTGGCCAGAGACCTTGGGGTGCGCTATCCCTACCTCGGGAATGTGCCGCCAGGGCCGTACGAGAATACCTACTGCCCCTCATGCGGGGCCCTGCTCATCGAACGCTACGGGTTCATGAGCAGGGTGGTCGGGCTCTCTGAAGACCGGTGTATAAAGTGCGGGGAGCGGATCGCGGTTGTCAGGTCGGTCTGA
- the pyrH gene encoding UMP kinase: MAKIVLSLGGSILVPSLESHTVSEYVAALTTMTDRAQVFVVVGGGGEARRYIKAARSLGISEASSDEIGIMVTRINATLLMLALGDAAYPAVATSYRQAREYGESGKIVVMGGVTPGQTTDAVSAVLAETVGADVIINGTSVDAIYSADPKVEKGARRYDHLTPAELLKIISTARMDAGSNMVIDIVAAKVVERSGIPLAVIDGRNPENLVAAVCEGEFAGTIVSEDACTPFPL, translated from the coding sequence ATGGCGAAGATAGTACTCTCCCTGGGAGGTTCGATACTGGTGCCTTCCCTCGAATCCCACACTGTGTCCGAGTATGTGGCGGCGCTGACGACGATGACAGACCGGGCGCAGGTCTTTGTGGTGGTCGGCGGCGGCGGCGAGGCACGGCGCTATATCAAAGCCGCCCGCTCTCTTGGGATCAGTGAGGCGTCCTCAGACGAGATCGGGATCATGGTCACCAGGATCAATGCTACCCTTCTGATGCTCGCCCTCGGCGATGCCGCCTATCCTGCGGTCGCCACCTCGTACCGGCAGGCGCGGGAATACGGTGAGTCCGGCAAGATCGTGGTGATGGGCGGCGTCACCCCAGGGCAGACGACCGACGCGGTCTCGGCCGTGCTCGCCGAGACGGTCGGGGCCGATGTGATCATCAACGGCACCTCGGTCGATGCCATCTACAGCGCCGACCCGAAGGTCGAGAAGGGCGCCCGCCGCTACGACCACCTCACCCCGGCCGAACTCCTCAAGATCATCTCGACCGCTCGCATGGATGCCGGGTCCAACATGGTCATCGACATCGTGGCCGCCAAGGTCGTCGAGCGTAGCGGTATCCCCCTTGCAGTCATCGACGGCAGAAACCCGGAAAACCTGGTGGCGGCGGTCTGCGAGGGAGAGTTCGCGGGCACCATCGTCAGCGAAGATGCCTGCACCCCCTTCCCCCTGTGA
- the nth gene encoding endonuclease III, producing the protein MMERKTACAIYQALRDRYPPAIEGGISYGDPFRVLVLTILSAQTTDRAVAAVGPHLFSKYPTPQALAAADPGEVGEIIRPTGFYQVKARHIIGTARMIVDEYAGEVPRTLEDLTRLPGVGRKTANIVLSNAFGTDEGIAVDTHVRRISGLLGLTDETDPVKVERDLTATFPKEVWGEINALLVQHGRAVCIARRPRCEACMLTPWCRYFREESQGRKGAQTR; encoded by the coding sequence ATGATGGAGAGAAAAACCGCCTGTGCGATCTACCAGGCACTCAGAGATCGATATCCTCCTGCCATCGAAGGAGGGATCAGTTATGGCGACCCATTCAGGGTGCTGGTGCTGACCATCCTCTCGGCACAGACCACCGACCGCGCCGTCGCCGCCGTCGGCCCGCACCTCTTCTCCAAATACCCCACCCCACAGGCCCTTGCCGCCGCCGACCCGGGCGAGGTGGGCGAGATCATCCGCCCGACCGGGTTCTACCAGGTCAAGGCACGACATATCATCGGGACCGCCAGGATGATCGTGGATGAATATGCAGGGGAGGTGCCCCGCACCCTCGAAGACCTGACCCGCCTCCCCGGCGTCGGGCGCAAGACCGCAAACATCGTCCTCTCCAACGCCTTCGGGACCGACGAAGGGATCGCCGTCGACACCCATGTGCGCCGGATCAGCGGACTGCTCGGACTCACCGACGAGACAGACCCTGTAAAAGTGGAAAGAGACCTGACCGCGACCTTCCCCAAAGAAGTCTGGGGCGAGATCAACGCCCTCCTCGTCCAGCACGGCCGGGCGGTCTGCATCGCCCGCAGGCCCAGGTGCGAGGCATGTATGCTCACGCCCTGGTGCCGCTACTTCAGAGAAGAGAGTCAGGGGAGGAAGGGGGCACAGACGAGGTAG
- a CDS encoding inorganic phosphate transporter: MDIVIILGIILALLFNFVNGLNDAANSIATVVATKVLSPFKAVLLASFFNLVGPLLFTTAIAETIGRGIVDPILLSPQIILMAMVGAVVWVFFCSYFGIPVSSSHALIGGLLGAASACCGISAILWPSEMLVILLLVMLVIGAIGGMGVAVYLARHFDEAWDRYIGFGALSGVAVLIPIMVATGLLPVSGILAVVVFMVVSPMLGFMVAYLFGVLIIRRFAHSSSPILGHAFKKLQIVAAAFQAVGHGSNDAQNAMGIITAMLVAAGFMTEFSVPLWVILLSCTAISLGTLLGGWRVVDMMANKITKMQPYQGFCASAAGGTVLSVVTAFGVPVSTTHAMSGSIMGVGATKGYSAVK, from the coding sequence ATGGATATCGTCATCATCCTCGGCATCATCCTGGCGCTTCTCTTCAACTTTGTCAACGGACTCAATGATGCCGCAAACTCGATCGCAACGGTCGTGGCCACCAAGGTGCTCTCTCCTTTCAAGGCGGTCCTCCTTGCGTCGTTCTTCAACCTGGTCGGACCCCTGCTCTTCACGACCGCGATCGCCGAGACGATCGGGCGCGGGATCGTCGACCCGATCCTGCTCAGTCCCCAGATCATCCTGATGGCCATGGTCGGCGCGGTGGTGTGGGTCTTTTTCTGTTCGTATTTCGGTATCCCGGTGTCAAGTAGCCACGCTCTGATCGGCGGACTCCTCGGGGCCGCCTCTGCATGCTGTGGGATCAGCGCGATCCTCTGGCCTTCAGAGATGCTTGTCATCCTCCTCCTTGTGATGCTTGTCATCGGTGCGATCGGCGGAATGGGGGTGGCGGTGTATCTCGCGCGCCACTTCGACGAAGCCTGGGACCGGTACATCGGATTTGGCGCTCTTTCTGGTGTTGCCGTGCTCATCCCGATCATGGTGGCCACCGGGCTCCTCCCGGTCTCGGGGATCCTGGCCGTGGTGGTCTTCATGGTCGTTTCCCCGATGCTCGGGTTCATGGTCGCCTATCTCTTTGGGGTTCTGATCATCAGGAGGTTTGCACATTCAAGTTCGCCGATCCTCGGGCATGCCTTCAAAAAACTCCAGATCGTCGCGGCCGCCTTTCAGGCGGTCGGGCATGGGAGCAATGACGCCCAGAACGCCATGGGGATCATCACGGCGATGCTGGTGGCCGCCGGGTTCATGACCGAATTTTCAGTGCCCCTCTGGGTCATCCTTCTCTCATGCACGGCGATCTCGCTCGGCACCCTTCTTGGAGGCTGGCGGGTCGTGGATATGATGGCCAACAAGATCACCAAGATGCAGCCCTACCAGGGCTTCTGCGCCTCGGCCGCGGGGGGCACCGTTCTCTCAGTGGTGACCGCCTTTGGCGTGCCGGTCTCGACGACGCACGCGATGAGCGGGTCGATCATGGGTGTCGGGGCGACAAAAGGGTATTCTGCGGTAAAATAG
- a CDS encoding DUF47 family protein yields MGLKEWIVPQDKVFFDLFEKQADTVNEGGKLLHALVNDYVDVKNKCHMIKEIEHRGDEIAHQVYEQLNLTFITPLEPEEISRLATALDDVLDYIDGTSQQMYGYGVTETDELMKELARLIYLSTQEIQVAVRLIRTMDDPRAIEKHCIEINRLENLADAVLADAIKNLFSTNDAITIIKLKDIYENLEEATDRCEDVANVLSDIAIRHS; encoded by the coding sequence ATGGGTCTAAAGGAATGGATCGTGCCGCAGGACAAGGTTTTTTTTGACTTGTTCGAAAAGCAGGCAGATACGGTGAACGAGGGCGGAAAGCTCCTCCATGCCCTCGTCAATGATTATGTGGATGTCAAAAATAAGTGCCATATGATCAAGGAGATCGAACACCGGGGCGACGAGATCGCCCATCAGGTCTACGAACAACTCAACCTCACCTTTATCACTCCTCTCGAACCTGAGGAGATTTCCAGGCTTGCCACCGCGCTCGACGATGTGCTTGATTACATCGACGGCACGAGTCAGCAGATGTATGGGTATGGAGTCACTGAGACCGATGAGTTGATGAAAGAACTTGCACGGCTCATCTACCTCTCCACCCAGGAGATCCAGGTCGCCGTGAGGCTGATCAGGACAATGGACGATCCAAGGGCCATTGAAAAACACTGCATCGAGATCAACCGGCTTGAAAACCTTGCCGACGCGGTCCTTGCAGACGCTATCAAGAACCTCTTCTCCACCAACGACGCGATCACGATCATCAAACTCAAGGACATCTACGAGAACCTTGAGGAAGCCACCGACAGATGTGAAGACGTGGCCAATGTCCTCTCGGACATCGCGATCAGGCATTCGTGA
- the thiC gene encoding phosphomethylpyrimidine synthase ThiC, with amino-acid sequence MTSILEAARSNVVTPAIRAVADEEEIDPLELCQRIAEGSVVIMHRGEKCVGIGAGLRTKINVNLGTSNVSVSPDEEVEKALVAERYGADMISDLSMGGDIPAIRAAVAGRTTLPLTTVPIYQAVAEHGLEDLTAEDILATIRAQAEEGVSSLVVHCVNPHMIDLLKAQGRVMGVVSKGGSITSSFMYLNQCKNPFIEHFDEILAIAREHDIVLSLGNTARSGCIHDPQDPVQMEEMRQNIELARYAHHMGVQAIIEGAGGHIRFDRIREVIRSYKTHSSFPLFVAGPLPTDVAAGYDHVAGAVGASAASAAGADYLCYITPAEHLSLPSPEHVKEGLIAFRIAAHIGDSVKRGAVGRDLEMARNRAEFNRGGQIACTFDPERAQQIMETAGNEICTMCGDFCAIRLMKAICGSGKSTECPDKSVRF; translated from the coding sequence ATGACCAGCATTCTTGAAGCAGCACGATCCAATGTGGTGACGCCCGCGATCAGGGCGGTGGCGGATGAAGAAGAGATCGATCCTCTTGAGTTATGCCAGAGGATCGCCGAGGGCAGCGTGGTGATCATGCACCGTGGCGAGAAGTGCGTCGGCATCGGTGCAGGCCTGAGGACGAAGATCAATGTGAACCTTGGAACCTCCAATGTCAGCGTCTCCCCTGACGAAGAGGTGGAGAAGGCCCTGGTCGCCGAGAGATACGGAGCCGACATGATCTCCGACCTCTCGATGGGGGGCGACATCCCGGCGATCAGGGCCGCGGTCGCGGGGCGCACCACCCTCCCGCTCACCACTGTGCCCATCTATCAGGCGGTGGCGGAACATGGCCTCGAAGACCTGACGGCAGAAGATATCCTTGCGACCATCAGGGCGCAGGCTGAGGAGGGGGTGAGTTCACTGGTGGTCCACTGCGTGAACCCCCATATGATCGATCTCCTGAAGGCGCAGGGGCGGGTCATGGGCGTGGTCTCCAAGGGTGGGTCGATCACTTCCTCGTTTATGTACCTCAACCAGTGCAAGAACCCCTTTATCGAGCACTTCGACGAGATCCTCGCGATCGCACGGGAGCACGACATCGTCCTCTCGCTCGGGAACACGGCCAGGAGCGGGTGCATCCATGACCCGCAGGACCCGGTGCAGATGGAGGAGATGAGGCAGAATATCGAACTGGCCAGGTACGCCCATCATATGGGGGTCCAGGCGATCATCGAGGGCGCAGGGGGACATATCAGGTTCGACCGGATCAGGGAGGTCATACGTTCCTACAAGACGCACTCCTCGTTCCCGCTCTTCGTCGCCGGGCCTCTGCCGACCGATGTGGCGGCAGGCTACGACCATGTTGCCGGGGCCGTGGGGGCGAGTGCGGCGAGCGCCGCGGGCGCCGACTATCTCTGCTATATCACGCCGGCCGAGCACCTCAGTCTCCCCTCTCCCGAGCATGTAAAGGAGGGGCTGATCGCGTTCAGGATCGCCGCACATATCGGGGACTCGGTGAAGAGGGGCGCCGTCGGCAGGGACCTTGAGATGGCCAGGAATAGAGCGGAGTTCAACAGGGGCGGCCAGATCGCCTGTACATTCGATCCAGAACGGGCGCAGCAGATCATGGAGACGGCAGGGAACGAGATCTGCACGATGTGCGGGGACTTCTGTGCGATCAGGTTGATGAAAGCGATCTGTGGGTCGGGGAAGTCTACTGAATGCCCAGATAAGAGTGTGCGGTTCTGA
- a CDS encoding PH domain-containing protein, which produces MPIPSPFQGHPTVDEREPVHETSAGGEGYRRLNRKCMVSMYIGHAISYAILLAGYLLLKTFSQEFLGQYYDLVQYAALAVLAVVLVYIVAAPPVYYARYRYQITEDKVDVRCGVLVIRHILVPIERVHQVEVSRGPINTLLGLADVTITTAGGDATIEYLEIEEAEKVADHLNNLIGRMLQDRITTTPAPDAGPADE; this is translated from the coding sequence ATGCCAATCCCCAGTCCTTTTCAAGGACACCCCACGGTCGATGAAAGGGAACCAGTCCATGAGACCAGTGCAGGAGGCGAGGGCTACAGGCGACTGAACCGGAAGTGCATGGTCTCGATGTACATCGGGCACGCCATCTCGTACGCCATACTCCTCGCGGGCTATCTCCTCCTCAAAACTTTTTCGCAGGAATTCCTGGGCCAGTATTATGATCTTGTTCAATATGCCGCGCTGGCGGTCCTTGCAGTTGTCCTCGTCTATATCGTGGCGGCCCCGCCGGTCTACTATGCCCGCTACAGGTACCAGATCACCGAGGACAAGGTGGACGTCCGCTGTGGCGTCCTCGTGATACGCCACATCCTGGTACCGATCGAACGGGTGCACCAGGTGGAAGTCTCCAGGGGCCCGATCAACACCCTGCTCGGGCTTGCAGACGTCACCATCACGACCGCAGGCGGGGATGCGACCATCGAATATCTGGAGATCGAGGAGGCGGAGAAGGTCGCAGACCATCTCAACAACCTGATCGGCCGGATGCTCCAGGACCGGATCACAACGACCCCCGCCCCCGATGCCGGGCCTGCGGATGAGTGA
- a CDS encoding PH domain-containing protein yields MAGEKFRCHPSIIVENSFNAFFSIVILLIFLGAWTDNTAVLGVLALSPVALLLFYYRQWKRTTIQFNETDVVIKRDTLFQMKKTLPYTKMASVNMNRDIANRVFGTAKVLININSGASATTPEAVLTFKQDVAERLRSEMSQRLYDHAISQDEEETIESLATFTPLDVIIHGIFSVPTYQTILGSMFLAYSVFELYLSMVTEAELGAGAMISLLMFVGLQIMPSVSLIFRYYHYKVYRRGDTVYLQHGLIRTYRTSFSVSRVNAVRVKSTLAARLLGRSCIEAEVVGLASEDDESSSPVLCLLKDDATQQRVLRELVPEFVYERDPHKQPEGAKRVLQIRAGLASLVLAAVMCIPSLYVSREAAALSGISGIPDAVVQSVLPVGTALVILAIFYAAHVTYRVVEFDAGEDLFTFVNGAVDRETVVMNYDKVQMVWIAEGPVARIFGVARGSVYMLSSIGSSRIMSGYFPESYFNRINEIVMDRITSGRYDYRLNSI; encoded by the coding sequence ATGGCCGGCGAAAAATTCCGGTGCCATCCCAGCATTATCGTGGAGAACTCGTTCAATGCGTTCTTCTCAATAGTGATATTGCTGATTTTCCTCGGTGCATGGACCGATAACACCGCCGTCCTGGGCGTACTCGCGCTCTCCCCTGTCGCCCTCCTCCTCTTCTACTACAGGCAGTGGAAGAGGACGACCATCCAGTTCAATGAGACCGATGTCGTGATAAAAAGGGACACCCTCTTTCAGATGAAAAAGACCCTCCCCTACACAAAGATGGCGTCGGTCAACATGAACCGGGACATCGCAAACAGAGTGTTTGGGACGGCGAAGGTGCTGATCAACATCAACTCAGGAGCCAGCGCCACGACCCCGGAAGCGGTCCTGACATTCAAGCAGGACGTGGCCGAGAGGCTCAGGTCAGAGATGTCGCAGCGCCTCTACGACCATGCGATCTCCCAGGACGAGGAGGAGACGATCGAGTCCCTGGCAACGTTCACCCCGCTGGACGTGATCATCCATGGGATCTTCAGCGTCCCGACCTACCAGACCATACTGGGGTCGATGTTCCTGGCCTACTCGGTCTTTGAACTCTACCTCTCCATGGTAACTGAGGCCGAGTTGGGTGCGGGGGCGATGATCTCTCTCCTGATGTTCGTCGGGCTCCAGATCATGCCGTCGGTCTCGCTGATATTCCGGTACTACCACTACAAGGTCTACCGCCGGGGCGACACGGTCTACCTGCAGCATGGCCTGATCAGGACCTACAGAACCTCGTTCAGCGTCTCACGGGTCAACGCCGTCCGCGTCAAGAGCACGCTTGCGGCCAGGCTTCTGGGGCGTTCGTGCATCGAGGCCGAGGTGGTGGGACTGGCCTCTGAGGACGACGAGAGTTCAAGCCCTGTCCTCTGCCTGCTCAAAGATGATGCAACCCAACAGAGGGTCCTCAGGGAACTGGTGCCGGAGTTTGTCTACGAACGCGATCCACACAAACAGCCAGAAGGCGCAAAGCGTGTGCTCCAGATCCGGGCGGGCCTCGCGTCCCTGGTGCTGGCGGCGGTGATGTGCATCCCTTCGCTCTACGTCTCCCGCGAGGCCGCCGCCCTCTCCGGGATCTCCGGCATTCCTGATGCGGTCGTGCAGTCTGTGCTGCCCGTGGGTACGGCGCTGGTGATCCTCGCGATCTTCTATGCCGCGCACGTCACCTACAGGGTCGTGGAGTTCGACGCCGGGGAAGACCTCTTCACGTTCGTGAACGGCGCCGTCGATCGCGAGACGGTGGTCATGAACTACGATAAGGTGCAGATGGTCTGGATTGCCGAGGGCCCGGTCGCCAGGATCTTCGGGGTCGCCAGGGGGAGTGTGTATATGCTCTCCTCTATCGGGAGTTCGAGAATCATGTCAGGGTACTTCCCTGAGAGTTACTTCAACAGGATAAAC